From Euwallacea fornicatus isolate EFF26 chromosome 35, ASM4011564v1, whole genome shotgun sequence, a single genomic window includes:
- the LOC136348732 gene encoding uncharacterized protein isoform X4 gives MHHPKPKGSCRRKKADSKYECVEEDVTDSLKFDNNACGEYTELTHAGKLKSADVQREATKGRGERHAHRQSKKPHAKAREIAFRHHVLPAAITNTKLVFRKKKSFNDAVQTSIASKDKVRGREWERKHNYRFQRSRDRDIRKDDKCDKKEETEQQNEAVVGNSKEEKQRRRKSLQKGHKSTDRSPFLTIQNFSKVQKVIYCQVSHVSPLLENDETVAEVKYLYRRSKRGSKDDNQLVAEPSGRKSDPCSKTSADPDIGKVEQDLIKFKKKSKRPENEEFAAEMSNADYKSKLQRRGSIMPIESRKLKDARNTMRNVKWGTGERAGGQWRQKIKLRAKNHVTRECGHSRKCSRDQHFQSEDHKIYKIVEEIYLRKIQSLIHRKLSTLINKSKEIELKVEHASNGCKSVMKGRKRYKSGECVKGNVTRSTMKADIVNEALKRLKERPISEKGTRRSEEKFSTRVTTVNVHKNFHDSATKVFTNRTHQRHDSRRTFDRIRSKDHAGLAKNQEDSRTLRNICPDQFPDNLVPIHKSRHNYGHRRRLQEDKTIHSPIRSHHNQARSSEQRSQTNHPQLRMMTPYNSDSSSEQEIVSTSREIVRYHESNPRSCSPWKFVQEPDHQKISTMKAKLPSYPQNELLRSPPKTHVAQGNSHLRQIFGLPGSFRESQTHANGHDFSVNGIEPPIQDFKSGKKARSTKRPKCKVVLIIAIHPHGVRIDDVIGNKVKKYSDDRDVLEKRKLCRRFKSYYKYSAIEDDASEGSCDGRTLMSDSTRMVSSLSGEETINEQYLQNKNQRVETEVLQDLKNSNQIWTTRNSNLNNTVEGFSDIFINDNNEQYFVPITGTNEFYCRRLTSSRSENYLNNQDSHDKIPSQNGDHEIRVCCEEGKCRFYGPHKSHTDSRLFANLNLRRQMNISKSDVAICGGAKQVVKTTFKPNPRPQSNTNRLQNNFPLSIEKITGSQTTPCKEYQAIKPRECSCPEGDANSILEGVGDSQGPNVVQRPIPPVNDIDLAVDSPLPANEMDLTANSSFLDIKVDLTVAPPIGTTGRRKNNELEAELVVNVAQGESELTLPIKGRRVKKRVEIAYVRNRKSTTVSPIGVIKESPMQVAKKDSRKIIRRKQPPLSNSQQKTPTHRQNPLQTGSTRRMEIKSIRYESANSRMQVKVELSPAITLKCIKVFRSSSKNMLDIARKQSVQKIQTSEEAVSGIRGEAVPFGVSRIGPETNEVQSRKPASVAESYFHCHDPFGGPNTRCLTLTITDNNPLIDNGVAVRSYQSGSFGSKEATEGSFSLVSDVGNSDRLNRKSKSLVNVKRPLRDDTDRPKSEIRCGNAGSVDRNEFVVETKGGSCISNDIENTTEKFANNFNLRDTSQSHGSHQYVTNRLSTGLIGAYQKRKVYGTSRGKKMKKNFIIRKDGRHESYEVKSTVACAKHMLEISILGLNKENVLRKDRDKTSASASRGPEVAPAGELKNDDCKSEKDGISMTMGEDQERLEAMCKRLLNLQAMVDDMFQESVCTCLQFAQQCSACKNFLALIDNIQSLFARYRSESNGHLGKSQEGNSPDVLSPDPPSLDDRSESERYLEKSQKENSSDVQTNIGFPSASENSPESKRPHEKSEEGNSSGIPTIAAPAPALCDTLSIVEIYSAGLHTFSSDSALMVVPSDKELHAVEFINCESPKENGWRLIIQSMSCPTLATTFPSFKFFSEDEASIDNEAINRETFLVDLFRPFDHTFNINTCQYNMDMSHFAESNSESAESGYSTIRSSRYSPNRLVNFFGRLKIAALFKPSRSTRRTSNEDLNENICSEEMTKSGQRYARKVRQMNSLRESDEQENTEFSLQFLLSKSESATLENRASSISGGNELTENEHMAATVKDGAEISEPQFLEIKEIERAPSSCPLGGWKLTLRNSCLNNKSEIKLGSTFVANLMNDGKLHKAQKQPLGYNDASMVEFLKALIRAYDKEVEVCNKLYDDKEFYNVILGLIQEQKRQKKRAFFKIFSWKSVSVRRRKVVDTKSAPKLFKKLKIKLQSLGSNARKRFPELVEALRVNGNVNHDQKISAISEWLERINDGEFQLEQGC, from the exons ATGCACCATCCTAAACCTAAGGGCAGCTGCAGGCGAAAGAAGGCTGATTCGAAATATGAATGTGTGGAAGAAGATGTCACAGATAGtctcaaatttgacaacaatgCTTGTGGAGAGTATACGGAGTTAACCCACGCTGGCAAGTTGAAATCTGCAGATGTCCAGAGAGAAGCTACAAAGGGCAGAG GTGAAAGGCATGCCCACCGGCAATCTAAAAAACCGCATGCAAAAGCACGTGAAATCGCATTCAGACACCATGTACTTCCCGCTGCCATAACCAATACAAAACTGgtcttcagaaaaaaaaaatctttcaacGATGCTGTTCAAACCTCGATAGCGTCGAAGGATAAAGTGCGCGGGAGAGAATGGGAACGAAAACATAATTATCGCTTCCAAAGGAGTCGTGACCGAGATATTAGAAAAGATGATAAATGtgataaaaaagaagaaacaGAACAGCAGAATGAGGCAGTGGTTGGCAATTCCAAAGAAGAGAAGCAGAGACGTAGAAAGTCTCTCCAGAAAGGTCACAAATCCACAGATAGGTCCCCGTTCCTGACTATACAGAACTTCAGTAAGGTTCAGAAAGTTATATACTGCCAGGTGAGCCATGTTTCCCCTCTGCTCGAAAATGACGAGACTGTGGCTGAAGTTAAGTATTTATATCGGCGTTCAAAGAGAGGCAGCAAAGATGATAATCAACTGGTGGCAGAACCTTCTGGGCGAAAATCTGATCCTTGCTCAAAAACCAGCGCGGACCCTGATATTGGTAAGGTAGAGCAAGATTTAATAAAGTTCAAGAAGAAGAGCAAACGCCCtgaaaatgaagaatttgCAGCTGAGATGAGTAACGCTGATTACAAGTCAAAACTTCAACGGAGAGGAAGCATTATGCCGATCGAATCCAGAAAACTCAAAGACGCAAGGAATACCATGAGGAATGTTAAGTGGGGGACTGGAGAGCGTGCAGGAGGTCAGTGGCGGCAGAAGATTAAATTAAGGGCAAAGAACCATGTTACGAGAGAATGCGGTCATTCAAGAAAGTGTTCGCGTGACCAACACTTTCAAAGTGAAGACCacaaaatctataaaattgTAGAGGAGATTTACTTGAGAAAAATTCAATCGTTGATACATCGAAAACTGAGCACATTAATCAACAAAAGCAAAGAAATAGAACTGAAAGTAGAACACGCGAGCAATGGCTGCAAATCGGTGATGAAAGGACGAAAGAGATACAAAAGCGGAGAATGTGTCAAAGGTAACGTAACAAGATCTACGATGAAGGCGGATATTGTGAACGAAGCTTTAAAGCGACTTAAAGAAAGGCCGATCTCGGAGAAAGGAACTCGGAGgagtgaagaaaaatttagcACTCGTGTAACAACGGTAAATgttcacaaaaattttcatgataGCGCAACTAAAGTGTTCACAAATCGAACGCATCAACGTCATGATTCTCGACGAACATTTGATCGCATCCGTTCAAAAGATCATGCGGGTTTAGCAAAGAACCAAGAAGATTCCAGGACATTGCGCAACATATGTCCAGATCAATTTCCGGACAACTTAGTGCCAATACACAAATCTCGGCATAACTATGGCCACAGAAGAAGACTTCAAGAAGATAAAACTATTCATTCACCGATTCGTTCTCATCATAATCAGGCTCGTTCCAGCGAACAGCGATCTCAAACAAATCATCCGCAGCTCCGTATGATGACACCATATAACTCTGATTCAAGCTCAGAGCAAGAAATAGTCTCTACCAGCAGAGAAATTGTGAGGTACCATGAGAGCAACCCCCGAAGCTGCTCGCCTTGGAAGTTTGTGCAAGAACCCGACCATCAAAAGATATCCACAATGAAAGCGAAGCTGCCTTCATATCCCCAGAATGAATTATTGAGAAGTCCTCCAAAGACCCATGTTGCACAAGGAAATTCTCATTTAAGACAAATCTTCGGGCTCCCGGGTAGTTTTAGAGAATCCCAAACCCATGCCAATGGACATGATTTTAGCGTGAATGGAATAGAGCCTCCTATCCAGGATTTCAAGAGTGGCAAGAAGGCACGAAGTACTAAAAGGCCTAAATGCAAAGTTGTTTTGATTATTGCGATTCATCCTCATGGAGTTAGAATAGATGATGTGATCggaaacaaagtgaaaaagtaCTCGGATGATCGAGACGTGTTGGAGAAGAGGAAGTTATGTCGGAGGTTTAAATCGTATTACAAATATTCTGCCATTGAAGATGACGCCTCGGAGGGAAGTTGTGATGGGAGGACTTTGATGAGCGACAGCACCCGCATGGTTTCAAGTCTTTCGGGAGAGGAAACTATCAACGAGCagtatttgcaaaataaaaaccagAGGGTGGAAACCGAAGTTTTACAGgacttaaaaaattctaatcaGATTTGGACTACAAGAAATTCTAATTTGAACAACACCGTCGAGGGATTTTCAGACATTTTCATTAATGATAATAACGagcaatattttgttcctatTACTGGTACCAACGAGTTCTACTGTAGACGGCTGACCAGCAGTCGCTCGGAAAATTACCTGAACAACCAAGACTCCCATGACAAAATTCCGTCCCAGAACGGAGACCATGAGATTCGTGTTTGCTGTGAAGAAGGAAAATGTAG ATTTTACGGGCCACACAAATCCCACACCGATTCTAGGTTGTTTGCCAATCTAAATCTCCGCCGGCagatgaatatttcaaaatccgATGTCGCCATATGCGGTGGGGCCAAGCAAGTCgtgaaaacaacatttaaaccAAATCCTCGTCCTCAAAGTAATACTAACAGATTGCAAAACAATTTCCCCCTTTCCATCGAGAAAATAACGGGATCCCAAACTACTCCTTGCAAAGAATATCAGGCAATCAAGCCCAGAGAATGCAGTTGCCCTGAAGGAGATGCGAATTCGATTCTTGAGGGTGTTGGTGACTCTCAAGGTCCAAACGTTGTCCAGAGGCCGATTCCTCCTGTTAATGACATAGATTTAGCTGTTGATTCACCTCTTCCTGCAAATGAGATGGATTTAACTGCCAATTCGTCTTTTCTTGATATTAAGGTGGATTTAACTGTTGCCCCACCTATAGGAACTACTGGGAGGAGGAAAAACAATGAACTAGAGGCGGAACTTGTTGTGAACGTTGCACAGG GCGAAAGCGAACTGACGTTACCAATAAAGGGTAGGAGAGTCAAGAAGAGGGTTGAAATCGCTTATGTTCGAAATAGAAAGTCGACAACAGTTTCTCCAATTGGAGTAATTAAAGAGTCCCCCATGCAA GTTGCGAAAAAAGactcaagaaaaataatacgtcGTAAACAGCCTCCACTCTCCAATTCTCAACAAAAAACGCCCACCCATCGTCAAAACCCTCTTCAAACAGGCTCTACTAGAAGGATGGAAATTAAAAGCATTCGGTACGAATCGGCCAATTCCAGAATGCAAGTCAAAGTTGAACTATCCCCTGCTATAACACTTAAATGCATTAAAGTATTCAGAAGTTCATCCAAGAATATGCTTGACATTGCTAGAAAACAAAGTGTTCAGAAGATCCAGACTAGTGAAGAAGCAGTGAGTGGGATTCGAGGTGAAGCTGTTCCGTTTGGCGTAAGTCGGATTGGTCCCGAGACTAATGAAGTCCAGAGCAGAAAACCTGCTAGTGTGGCAGAGTCTTATTTCCACTGCCATGATCCCTTTGGAGGCCCTAATACTAGATGTCTAACTTTAACCATAACCGATAATAATCCGCTTATTGACAACGGCGTGGCCGTTCGAAGCTACCAGTCAGGCAGCTTTGGATCGAAAGAAGCAACAGAGGGTTCTTTTTCGTTGGTGAGTGATGTAGGAAACTCAGATCGCCTCAATCGCAAGAGCAAATCTTTAGTGAACGTAAAAAGACCTCTGAGGGATGACACTGATCGACCTAAGTCGGAAATTCGCTGTGGAAATGCCGGTTCTGTGGATAGAAACGAATTCGTTGTAGAAACGAAGGGCGGAAGCTGTATCAGCAATGATATTGAGAATACCACAGAGAAATTCGCCAACAACTTTAACCTAAGAGATACCTCTCAGTCACACGGGTCACACCAGTATGTTACAAATAGACTTAGCACTGGGCTGATTGGTGCATATCAGAAGAGAAAAGTTTACGGTACCTCCAGGGGAAAGaagatgaagaaaaattttatcattagGAAGGATGGGAGGCATGAGAGTTACGAGGTGAAGTCTACAGTTGCATGTGCGAAGCACATGCTCGAAATATCAATTCTCGGCCTTAATAAAGAGAACGTTCTACGGAAAGATAGAGATAAAACATCGGCATCAGCTAGTCGAGGTCCTGAGGTTGCTCCCGCTGGTGAACTCAAAAATGATGATTGTAAATCCGAGAAAGATGGAATAAGTATGACCATGGGTGAAGATCAGGAACGTCTGGAAGCAATGTGCAAGAGACTTCTGAACCTGCAGGCTATGGTTGATGACATGTTCCAGGAATCTGTGTGCACCTGTCTACAGTTTGCACAACAATGCTCCGCCTGCAAAAACTTTTTGGCATTAATAGACAATATACAATCGTTATTCGCTAGATATCGATCAGAAAGTAACGGCCATCTCGGAAAGTCTCAGGAAGGGAACTCTCCAGATGTTCTGTCTCCTGATCCTCCATCTCTAGATGATCGGTCAGAAAGCGAACGTTACCTTGAAAAGTCTCAGAAAGAGAACTCATCAGATGTTCAGACTAATATCGGATTTCCTTCAGCCTCAGAAAATTCACCAGAGAGTAAACGCCCTCATGAAAAGTCTGAGGAAGGAAACTCTTCAGGTATTCCCACCATTGCTGCTCCTGCTCCGGCTTTATGTGATACACTTAGTATCGTGGAAATATATTCAGCTGGTCTGCATACATTTTCAAGCGATTCAGCTCTAATGGTCGTACCTTCAGACAAGGAGCTTCACGCTGTAGAATTCATCAACTGCGAGAGCCCCAAAGAGAATGGATGGCGTTTAATAATTCAGTCTATGAGTTGCCCTACCCTAGCGACTACTTTTCCCTCGTTTAAGTTCTTCTCCGAGGATGAAGCGTCAATTGACAATGAAGCCATCAATCGAGAAACTTTCTTAGTGGACCTATTTAGACCCTTTGATCATACCTTTAATATCAATACATGCCAATACAACATGGACATGTCCCACTTTGCCGAGAGCAACTCAGAGTCTGCCGAGAGCGGCTATTCCACCATTAGATCTAGCCGGTACTCCCCAAACCGTCTAGTCAATTTCTTTGGAAGACTTAAAATTGCCGCCCTATTCAAACCATCCAGATCGACCAGGAGGACGAGCAATGAGGATTTGAACGAGAATATTTGTTCTGAGGAGATGACAAAGAGCGGTCAGAGATATGCTAGAAAAGTTAGGCAAATGAACAGTTTGAGGGAATCTGACGAGCAGGAAAATACAGAATTTTCCCTACAGTTTCTGCTGAGCAAGAGCGAGTCGGCAACGCTGGAAAATAGAGCTTCAAGTATTTCTGGAGGTAATGAACTAACCGAAAATGAACACATGGCTGCCACCGTGAAAGATGGAGCCGAAATTTCGGAGCCtcaattccttgaaatcaaagaaattgaaaGGGCCCCATCTTCGTGTCCCTTAGGGGGCTGGAAACTTACTCTACGCAACTCTTGCTTAAACAACAAGAGCGAAATTAAACTGGGATCGACATTCGTGGCGAATCTTATGAACGATGGAAAGCTACATAAAGCTCAAAAGCAGCCCTTAGGTTATAATGATGCGTCCATGGTAGAATTCCTCAAGGCGTTGATAAGGGCTTATGACAAAGAGGTGGAAGTTTGTAATAAGTTGTACGATGATAAAGAGTTTTATAACGTTATATTGGGGCTGATACAAGAGCAAAAGCGACAGAAGAAacgagcatttttcaaaattttctcatGGAAATCTGTAAGTGTTCGGAGGAGAAAAGTGGTTGATACTAAATCGGCACCAAAG TTATTTAAGAAGTTGAAGATAAAACTGCAGTCTCTGGGATCAAATGCCAGAAAACGTTTTCCAGAGTTGGTTGAAGCTCTGCGAGTTAATGGAAATGTAAATCACGACCAAAAGATCTCCGCCATTTCCGAATGGTTAGAGCGGATCAATGATGGAGAATTTCAGTTGGAGCAG GGATGCTAA